In Thauera aromatica K172, one DNA window encodes the following:
- a CDS encoding ABC transporter permease, with protein MSAFTSTFSDALSLLSGFDAAVAEIVLLSLQVSGGAVVLGTLIGLPLGACIAVGRFPGKNLLSVLVNALMGLPSVVVGVVVYLLLSRSGPFGSAGLLYTPAAMVVAQTLLVVPLMAAITRQVVEDSWLRYAEELEVMGFSWWDSVTTLLHDCRHSLVVALLAGLGRAMSEVGAVMIVGGNIDRSTRVMTTAIALETSKGDLPLAIALGIVLIVIILLLNVFASALRHWAMRRFG; from the coding sequence ATGTCGGCGTTCACCTCCACGTTTTCCGATGCGTTGTCGCTGCTGTCCGGCTTCGATGCCGCAGTGGCGGAGATCGTCTTGCTGTCGCTGCAGGTCAGCGGCGGCGCGGTCGTGCTCGGCACCCTGATCGGGCTGCCGCTGGGCGCGTGCATCGCGGTCGGGCGCTTTCCGGGCAAGAACCTGCTGTCGGTGCTGGTCAACGCGCTGATGGGGCTGCCTTCGGTGGTGGTGGGGGTGGTCGTCTATCTGCTGCTGTCGCGCTCGGGGCCTTTCGGCAGCGCCGGCCTGCTGTACACGCCGGCGGCGATGGTCGTCGCCCAGACCTTGCTGGTGGTACCGCTGATGGCGGCGATCACCCGCCAGGTGGTCGAGGACAGCTGGCTGCGCTATGCCGAGGAGCTGGAGGTGATGGGCTTTTCGTGGTGGGACAGCGTCACCACCTTGCTCCACGATTGCCGCCATTCCCTGGTGGTGGCCCTGCTTGCCGGCCTGGGGCGGGCGATGAGCGAGGTCGGGGCGGTGATGATCGTCGGCGGCAACATCGACCGCTCCACCCGGGTCATGACCACGGCGATCGCCCTCGAAACGAGCAAGGGCGACCTGCCGCTGGCGATCGCGCTCGGCATCGTGCTGATCGTGATCATCCTCCTGCTCAACGTCTTCGCCTCGGCGCTGCGCCACTGGGCGATGCGCCGTTTCGGCTAG